A portion of the Adhaeribacter radiodurans genome contains these proteins:
- the hflX gene encoding GTPase HflX, with amino-acid sequence MAKKLHDTAKVQETAVLIAVPSKTQPDEQTEEYLHELAFLTETVGVQAIKRFIQKLEKPDIRTYVGKGKLEEIKAFVEEFQIDMVIFDDDLTPSQVRNLESELKVKIVDRSLLILDIFAQRAKTAQARTQVEMAQYQYFLPRLTNLWTHLSRQKGGVGMRGPGETEIETDRRIVRDKIALLRDKLDKLDKQNYQQRKARAEMVRVALVGYTNVGKSTLMNLLSKSDVFAENKLFATVDATVRKVVINQIPFLLSDTVGFIRKLPTRLIESFKSTLDEIREADLLVHVVDISHPSFEEHIEIVNKTLKEINSAEKPVLLVFNKIDQYRTQEAEELNDMGEGAERPTLEDLRQTYMAKMHNPAIFISATARLNIDALREELFARVATIHNERYPNVLPPSAEELHTPDRYEG; translated from the coding sequence ATGGCCAAAAAATTACATGATACCGCTAAAGTGCAGGAAACTGCTGTTTTAATAGCTGTTCCTTCTAAAACGCAACCCGACGAACAAACCGAAGAATATTTGCACGAACTGGCTTTTCTTACGGAAACTGTAGGGGTTCAAGCCATTAAGCGTTTTATTCAGAAATTAGAGAAACCCGACATTCGCACGTACGTGGGCAAAGGCAAGCTCGAAGAAATTAAAGCCTTCGTGGAAGAATTTCAGATTGACATGGTTATTTTCGACGACGACCTTACTCCTTCGCAGGTGCGCAACCTGGAAAGCGAGCTCAAGGTAAAAATCGTAGACCGTAGTTTATTAATTCTGGATATTTTCGCGCAACGGGCTAAAACGGCTCAGGCCCGCACACAGGTTGAAATGGCTCAGTACCAATACTTTTTACCCCGGTTAACTAACCTCTGGACCCACTTATCGCGGCAAAAAGGGGGTGTAGGCATGCGGGGCCCCGGTGAAACAGAAATTGAAACGGACCGTCGGATTGTGCGCGATAAAATTGCTTTGCTCCGCGACAAGCTCGACAAACTGGATAAGCAAAATTATCAGCAGCGAAAAGCACGGGCCGAAATGGTGCGCGTAGCTTTGGTTGGTTATACCAACGTAGGCAAATCCACGCTCATGAATTTACTATCTAAATCAGATGTTTTTGCCGAAAACAAATTATTTGCTACCGTTGATGCGACCGTGCGCAAAGTAGTAATTAACCAAATTCCTTTTTTGTTGTCAGACACGGTAGGATTTATTCGCAAATTGCCTACCCGCCTGATCGAGAGTTTTAAATCTACCCTGGATGAAATTCGCGAAGCTGATTTGCTCGTGCACGTAGTAGATATTTCGCACCCTTCGTTTGAAGAACACATTGAAATAGTAAATAAAACTTTAAAGGAAATTAACTCCGCCGAAAAACCGGTGTTGCTCGTGTTTAACAAAATAGACCAGTACCGCACTCAGGAAGCAGAAGAACTTAACGATATGGGCGAAGGCGCCGAACGGCCCACGTTAGAGGACCTCAGGCAAACGTACATGGCTAAAATGCATAATCCGGCCATTTTTATTTCGGCCACGGCCCGCCTGAACATTGATGCCCTACGAGAAGAGTTGTTCGCCCGGGTAGCCACCATTCATAATGAGCGCTACCCAAATGTTTTGCCCCCTTCCGCCGAAGAACTGCATACCCCAGACAGGTACGAGGGTTAA
- a CDS encoding suppressor of fused domain protein: MSSQEYVYKVQQHYESYFQTSGNKKVLDKGPKEKLHPNFYILEFAPNKIHDFWTYCTVGMSVDCEEENLIELFIYSPRQDVALIELLTVAASYHRNVLPLDLNHTVNIGQPWLDDSKCDHGFISLPYLDGEQLEILELGEKVINCYWFIPITEKERDYKMGNGVEDLEQLFEEKQLDYLNPNRKELVV; the protein is encoded by the coding sequence ATGAGTTCACAGGAATATGTTTATAAGGTACAGCAACATTATGAAAGCTATTTTCAAACTTCTGGAAACAAAAAAGTTTTAGATAAAGGACCAAAAGAAAAACTTCACCCAAACTTTTATATTCTTGAGTTTGCTCCAAATAAAATCCACGACTTCTGGACTTATTGCACAGTTGGGATGTCAGTTGATTGTGAAGAAGAAAATCTTATTGAGCTTTTCATTTACTCACCTCGTCAGGACGTTGCACTTATAGAATTATTGACAGTTGCAGCATCTTACCACAGGAATGTTCTTCCTTTAGATTTGAATCACACGGTAAATATTGGGCAGCCTTGGCTTGATGATTCGAAATGTGACCACGGATTTATATCCCTTCCCTATTTAGATGGGGAACAACTTGAAATTTTGGAATTAGGAGAGAAGGTAATTAATTGTTACTGGTTCATACCAATTACAGAAAAGGAACGGGACTATAAAATGGGAAATGGTGTAGAAGATTTGGAACAGCTATTTGAGGAAAAGCAACTTGATTATCTGAATCCAAACAGAAAAGAACTAGTGGTATAA
- a CDS encoding IS1182 family transposase yields MKFIQSSPRSQVPFSGASLEEAISAENEVRYIDAFVDALPLQKLGFRLAFTENGRPAYHPAILLKLFIYGYLNRIRSSRCLEKECHRNIEVMWLLGQLTPDHNTIANFRKNYPKAITQVFRTTVQMARHFQLIGGQLLAGDSTKLRAQNSKKNNYNQSKIARHLAYIENKLAGFTQALALVDNAAEREQITQAMTKHLQRQQYYRQLAQQLKNSGEEQVSTSDPESRQMIIRNTITEVAYNVQTTVDAKHCLPIDYQVTNHNDSKAMGNMLRRAKSIVGHSSFSALFDKGYHTGSELEIAQRLGIRTLVAIPAPAASAPDANYNLEHFAYDPARNVYVCPQQQVLTTNGSIYTKNRGYSNQTSFWQYRTRSCKSCLARIRCTTAKNGKLIERNVYSPVFEKNRANITANPELYKRRQAIVEHPFGTLKRQWGYSYVLSKKGIARASADVGLMLVAYNLRRLLHILGMQAVMAYIQARAALLIGSRTKVSVQLQRYMENITISLNCYFIYLKNTIFMKLSSRGY; encoded by the coding sequence ATGAAGTTTATACAAAGTAGCCCACGCAGTCAAGTTCCTTTTTCCGGTGCCAGCCTGGAGGAGGCCATTTCAGCGGAGAATGAGGTGCGTTACATCGATGCCTTTGTAGACGCACTCCCGCTCCAGAAACTAGGCTTCCGCCTGGCGTTTACCGAGAATGGCCGCCCGGCTTACCATCCAGCCATCTTACTTAAGCTCTTTATCTATGGCTATCTCAATCGCATCCGCTCCTCCCGGTGCCTGGAGAAGGAATGCCACCGCAATATTGAAGTGATGTGGCTGCTGGGCCAACTCACCCCGGACCACAACACGATTGCCAACTTCCGCAAGAATTACCCCAAAGCCATCACCCAGGTCTTTCGGACCACCGTTCAAATGGCCCGTCACTTTCAACTGATCGGGGGACAACTGCTGGCTGGTGACAGCACGAAGCTGCGGGCTCAGAACTCCAAGAAAAATAACTATAACCAAAGCAAGATTGCGCGTCACCTGGCCTACATTGAAAACAAGCTGGCTGGCTTCACCCAAGCCCTTGCCCTAGTAGATAATGCCGCGGAAAGAGAGCAGATCACCCAGGCGATGACCAAGCACTTGCAGCGGCAACAGTATTACCGCCAGTTGGCTCAGCAGCTAAAGAACTCGGGAGAGGAACAGGTGTCCACCTCAGATCCAGAAAGCCGGCAGATGATCATCCGAAATACTATTACCGAAGTAGCTTACAACGTACAGACTACCGTAGACGCCAAGCACTGCCTGCCTATTGACTACCAAGTGACGAACCACAACGACAGTAAGGCGATGGGTAATATGCTGCGCCGGGCCAAGAGTATCGTTGGTCATAGTTCCTTCTCCGCTCTCTTTGACAAGGGGTACCATACGGGCTCAGAACTGGAAATCGCCCAACGGCTGGGTATCCGCACACTGGTAGCCATTCCAGCACCGGCTGCTAGTGCCCCGGACGCCAACTACAACCTAGAGCACTTTGCCTATGACCCTGCCAGAAATGTGTATGTCTGCCCGCAGCAACAGGTGCTTACCACCAACGGTAGCATCTACACTAAAAATCGGGGTTATTCCAACCAGACTAGCTTTTGGCAGTACCGCACCAGGTCCTGTAAAAGTTGTCTCGCCCGTATTCGCTGCACCACGGCTAAAAACGGCAAACTTATCGAACGCAACGTCTACTCCCCCGTTTTTGAAAAGAATCGAGCGAACATTACCGCCAACCCGGAGCTTTACAAGCGGCGACAGGCCATTGTCGAGCATCCTTTCGGCACCCTGAAAAGGCAGTGGGGCTACAGCTACGTACTCTCCAAGAAGGGCATAGCCCGTGCTTCGGCTGATGTGGGACTCATGCTGGTGGCCTACAACCTACGCCGGCTGCTCCACATACTGGGGATGCAGGCCGTTATGGCTTATATCCAAGCACGAGCTGCCTTACTAATCGGCTCCCGTACTAAAGTTAGCGTACAGTTGCAGCGATACATGGAAAATATAACAATAAGTCTAAACTGCTACTTTATATATCTTAAGAATACTATCTTTATGAAACTATCTAGCCGAGGTTATTAG
- a CDS encoding YybH family protein, translating into MKTFIFLLLTVFVSIVSMGQSSKDEESVKKVINAFQDDFNDGSFKNAAAYTTSDWEHLDPGGGIVKGREEVLKVVRGVHQTILKGVSMTIQSMSIRFITPDVAIADVIHKISDFELPAGVKHKNELNLKTYVVVKQKGKWLLTHDQNTTVAGSNTAENPK; encoded by the coding sequence ATGAAAACTTTTATTTTTTTACTGCTGACAGTTTTTGTCTCAATTGTTAGCATGGGACAAAGTTCCAAGGATGAAGAATCAGTAAAAAAGGTAATCAATGCATTTCAAGATGATTTCAATGATGGAAGTTTTAAAAATGCTGCTGCTTATACAACCTCAGATTGGGAACACCTCGATCCAGGAGGCGGAATCGTCAAAGGGCGTGAGGAAGTTTTAAAGGTAGTTAGAGGAGTTCATCAAACAATTTTAAAGGGAGTAAGTATGACAATACAAAGCATGAGTATTCGCTTTATTACTCCTGATGTTGCAATAGCAGATGTCATTCACAAGATTAGCGACTTTGAATTACCGGCTGGCGTGAAGCATAAAAATGAACTGAATTTAAAAACTTATGTAGTAGTAAAACAAAAGGGAAAATGGTTATTAACGCATGACCAAAATACTACTGTAGCCGGTTCTAATACGGCAGAAAATCCGAAGTAA
- a CDS encoding cupin domain-containing protein, producing MNMNIINTGNEQGQSISVVGDTYRILISGEQTGGNYAVIDMLVVPPGGGPGPHAHKDMQEMFYVVEGEIDFKMQSGSYTAKKGAFVNIPLGGAVHSFKNKTDTVAHLLCTVVPAGLESFFKEIGKPIAAGEFLTPQPPTSEELNKLQQLAEKYGQKLYPPNFLD from the coding sequence ATGAACATGAACATTATTAATACTGGCAATGAACAAGGACAAAGTATTTCAGTAGTTGGCGACACGTATCGTATTCTGATTTCGGGCGAGCAAACAGGTGGCAATTACGCTGTTATTGACATGCTAGTAGTACCTCCTGGTGGTGGACCGGGGCCTCACGCGCATAAAGACATGCAAGAAATGTTTTATGTAGTTGAGGGAGAAATTGATTTTAAAATGCAAAGCGGCAGCTACACGGCAAAAAAAGGGGCTTTTGTAAATATTCCTTTGGGAGGTGCCGTTCATAGCTTTAAAAATAAAACAGATACAGTTGCACATTTACTATGTACCGTTGTTCCGGCAGGTTTGGAGAGCTTTTTCAAAGAAATAGGAAAACCTATTGCTGCAGGTGAATTTTTAACGCCGCAGCCTCCAACGTCAGAGGAGTTAAACAAACTGCAACAACTAGCCGAAAAATATGGGCAAAAACTTTATCCACCCAATTTCCTAGACTAA
- a CDS encoding YdeI/OmpD-associated family protein produces MQEIEIFYPASLTDWRNWLEENHLSKQAVWLVFYTKGSGKPSITWSNAVDVALCFGWIDSKKIKIDEETSHQFFSKRKPTSTWSRINKDKVNRLMEEQLMTNAGFKTIEIAKQNGSWTILDEVEKLVIPEDLESELKTKPFALDYFQNLSKSVRKAILQWVTLAKRPETRQKRITEIVELAAQKQKPKHLQ; encoded by the coding sequence ATGCAGGAAATAGAAATATTTTACCCAGCGAGCCTTACCGATTGGCGAAACTGGTTAGAGGAAAACCATCTTTCTAAACAAGCGGTATGGCTTGTTTTTTACACTAAAGGATCCGGAAAACCATCTATTACCTGGAGCAATGCGGTAGATGTAGCTCTTTGCTTTGGTTGGATTGATAGTAAGAAAATTAAGATAGACGAAGAAACATCGCATCAGTTTTTCAGCAAACGCAAGCCTACTAGTACCTGGTCCAGAATTAATAAAGACAAAGTAAATCGGTTGATGGAGGAGCAATTAATGACTAACGCCGGATTTAAAACAATTGAAATAGCCAAGCAAAATGGCTCCTGGACCATTTTAGATGAAGTAGAAAAATTAGTAATTCCGGAAGACCTGGAAAGCGAGCTTAAAACCAAACCATTCGCCCTGGACTACTTTCAAAATTTAAGCAAATCCGTTAGGAAAGCAATTTTACAGTGGGTTACTCTTGCTAAACGCCCAGAAACCAGACAAAAGCGAATAACCGAAATAGTAGAACTTGCCGCGCAAAAACAAAAGCCCAAACACCTGCAATAA
- a CDS encoding alpha/beta hydrolase, with protein MAIQNSNSIKLSTIPDKSNEQIKSTYKVIKDVYYGSDKEQNMDVYLSEEAPKLADKNFTILFLHGGAFYLSDKAQEEKYIQPYLHKGLNVVNMNYRLKRGIPIAIEDLTNALHYLEANKATYLLNLNKIILVGFSAGAHIASIVGLSANNSDYFNQLNKEIKFSGIINFSGLVDGLAVVEKGFMNHELQLMKDIGNSLFPFTEGYTPNKIITKYEPIIYFDKHDPPFFLWYGGKDDQIPPATFEVFVKLLQENKSKNEVIFSPESNHFPTSAERKYIYDRIFTFLDKL; from the coding sequence ATGGCAATTCAAAACTCCAACTCAATCAAACTTTCAACTATTCCGGATAAGTCCAATGAACAAATAAAATCGACTTATAAAGTTATAAAAGACGTTTACTACGGCTCCGATAAAGAGCAAAATATGGACGTTTACCTCTCTGAAGAGGCCCCAAAATTAGCGGATAAAAATTTTACTATCCTTTTCCTGCATGGTGGCGCTTTTTACCTTAGCGACAAAGCTCAAGAGGAAAAATACATTCAACCTTACTTACACAAAGGACTGAATGTGGTGAATATGAATTACCGACTTAAGCGCGGAATACCTATAGCAATAGAAGATTTAACTAATGCGCTCCATTACTTAGAAGCGAATAAGGCAACTTACCTATTAAATTTAAACAAAATAATTTTAGTAGGGTTTTCGGCAGGTGCACATATTGCAAGTATAGTAGGCCTTTCGGCAAACAATTCTGATTATTTTAACCAGCTAAATAAAGAAATTAAATTTTCTGGAATTATAAATTTTTCGGGATTAGTAGATGGATTAGCTGTAGTTGAAAAAGGATTTATGAATCATGAACTACAATTAATGAAAGATATCGGGAATTCCTTGTTTCCTTTTACGGAGGGCTATACCCCCAATAAAATTATTACTAAATATGAGCCTATAATTTATTTTGATAAACATGACCCACCATTTTTTTTATGGTACGGCGGGAAGGACGACCAAATTCCTCCCGCTACGTTTGAAGTATTTGTTAAATTGCTGCAGGAAAATAAAAGCAAAAATGAAGTAATTTTTTCGCCTGAAAGTAATCACTTCCCAACCTCAGCCGAACGGAAATATATTTACGATAGAATATTTACTTTTCTGGACAAACTATAA
- a CDS encoding ester cyclase — MDILEKNKAVVRQFNREVIEQCNWETFNAIMDNDFINQTAPPTANRADGMWNTFNNILKPAFPDLKVEIYDQIAENDKVTTRKAIIGTHKGVLMGIEPTGKRIKIDVIDIVRLKDGKYLEHWGINTLQTVIIELKKG; from the coding sequence ATGGACATTTTAGAAAAAAACAAAGCAGTTGTAAGGCAATTCAACAGGGAAGTGATTGAACAATGTAATTGGGAAACGTTCAATGCCATTATGGACAATGATTTTATAAACCAAACCGCACCGCCAACCGCTAATAGAGCAGACGGTATGTGGAACACTTTCAACAATATTTTGAAACCTGCCTTCCCAGACTTGAAAGTGGAAATCTATGATCAAATTGCAGAGAACGATAAAGTAACAACACGAAAAGCAATTATTGGAACCCACAAAGGTGTTCTTATGGGAATAGAGCCTACGGGCAAACGAATTAAAATTGACGTAATTGACATAGTAAGGCTGAAAGACGGAAAATACCTGGAGCATTGGGGTATTAACACCCTACAGACTGTAATTATAGAACTTAAAAAAGGATGA
- a CDS encoding helix-turn-helix domain-containing protein, which translates to MEALPKISVRQRQIRTEFLKELDKHILDVATGRVETMFEIKEFANLLHIHPRHLTNTVKLTTGKHPCFYFEERILAAAKQMLSENKMSIAQIATLLTYDPSNFTKFFKRYTGQTPKQFREEVVREKAENLTI; encoded by the coding sequence ATGGAAGCTCTTCCAAAAATTTCAGTGCGACAGCGGCAAATCAGGACGGAGTTTTTAAAAGAATTAGATAAACATATTCTGGACGTGGCTACCGGACGCGTGGAAACCATGTTTGAGATAAAAGAGTTTGCCAACCTCTTACACATCCACCCCAGGCACCTGACCAATACCGTAAAATTAACCACCGGCAAACACCCATGCTTTTATTTTGAAGAAAGAATACTGGCAGCTGCCAAACAAATGCTCTCGGAAAACAAAATGAGCATAGCCCAAATAGCCACTTTGCTCACCTACGATCCCTCCAATTTTACTAAATTCTTTAAACGCTACACCGGGCAAACCCCAAAACAGTTCCGGGAAGAAGTGGTACGCGAAAAAGCGGAAAACCTCACCATTTAA
- a CDS encoding GAF domain-containing sensor histidine kinase gives MQSKFPVPLNESERIKNLAGFDLDYINLEDKFSDFTYLASQVAGTPISLINLIDPLVQWSIARQGLPLKQLPREDSVCQYTITQPDYLEINDLTADERFLNKSLLTNYPDLRYYLGVPLKTQEGYNVGSLCVLDTKVNALAPEKIELLQIIAAEIVNRLQAMRTINTLQHQLTEANQLPKKLVHDVQGPIRAIQALCQVVLDEGYQNSVATTLEALGMIQKSSQSLIELAEEILTSSRKADATPEWQITLVQLKEKLEKLHRLQAQNKNVSFQVNLNPAVSHIPFSKNKLLQILGNLISNAIKFTPTQGRVSVFLDLLKGETNNTLHLVVEDSGVGLDEETITQILQQTATSTKGTSGEQGFGLGLPLVANLVQELEGTLQIHSQPGAGTTFEIYLPQD, from the coding sequence ATGCAAAGTAAATTTCCGGTTCCCCTGAATGAATCTGAACGAATTAAAAACCTGGCCGGATTTGATTTAGATTACATTAATTTAGAAGATAAATTTTCTGATTTTACGTATCTGGCTTCTCAAGTAGCTGGTACCCCTATTTCTTTGATTAATTTGATTGATCCGCTTGTGCAATGGTCCATTGCCCGTCAGGGACTTCCATTGAAACAGTTGCCCCGGGAGGATTCGGTTTGCCAATATACTATTACTCAGCCAGATTACTTAGAAATTAACGATTTAACCGCCGACGAGAGGTTCTTAAATAAATCACTCCTTACCAATTATCCTGATTTACGCTATTACCTGGGCGTTCCGCTTAAAACCCAGGAAGGGTATAATGTAGGCTCCTTATGTGTTCTGGATACGAAAGTAAACGCTTTAGCCCCCGAAAAGATAGAGTTGCTGCAAATTATTGCGGCCGAAATAGTTAATCGGTTGCAAGCCATGCGCACCATTAACACATTGCAGCACCAATTAACAGAAGCCAACCAACTACCGAAAAAGTTAGTGCACGACGTGCAAGGGCCCATTCGGGCAATTCAGGCTTTGTGCCAGGTGGTGCTCGATGAAGGGTATCAAAATTCAGTGGCTACTACTTTAGAAGCGTTGGGGATGATTCAAAAAAGCAGTCAATCACTTATAGAACTGGCCGAGGAAATCTTAACTTCTTCCAGAAAGGCAGATGCCACGCCCGAATGGCAGATTACTCTGGTCCAATTAAAAGAAAAGCTCGAAAAATTACATCGCCTTCAGGCCCAAAATAAAAACGTTAGTTTTCAGGTAAATCTTAACCCGGCCGTAAGTCATATTCCTTTTTCTAAAAACAAATTATTACAAATATTAGGAAATTTAATTAGTAACGCCATTAAGTTTACCCCGACTCAAGGCCGGGTTAGTGTGTTTTTGGATTTGCTGAAAGGAGAAACTAATAATACCCTGCACCTGGTAGTAGAAGATAGCGGTGTTGGCTTAGACGAAGAAACCATTACGCAAATTCTTCAGCAAACAGCTACCTCAACCAAGGGCACAAGTGGGGAACAAGGATTTGGTTTAGGTTTGCCTTTAGTAGCCAACCTGGTTCAAGAGTTAGAAGGAACCTTGCAAATTCACTCTCAACCCGGTGCCGGTACCACTTTTGAGATTTACCTGCCCCAGGATTGA
- a CDS encoding molybdopterin oxidoreductase family protein, which translates to MKQTRDSIEDIWGERTPYYHTQWPVRVDEQISEEPDHWVQSACVLCSTGCGMDIGVKNGKIVGVRGRAVDAVNRGRLGPKGLHGWVANESKDRLTKPLIRKNGKLEETTWEEAMNLIVERSKEIIEKHTSLGIGFYTSGQLFLEEYYTLGVLGKAGLGTPHMDGNTRLCTATSAAALKVSFGSDGQPGSYTDLDSAEAIFHVGHNIASQQTVLWMRILDRLAGENPPKLVVLDPRETFTAQQATVHLAPKLGTNIPVLNGLLYLIIQAGNIDTNFIQASTVGFEELKEIVSKWPPERVAEVSGVPVDKLRAAAEILGNTKTLVSTVLQGVYQSMQATAAAVQVNNIHLIRGLIGKPGCGIYQMNGQPTAQNTRECGADGDLPAFRNWGNKEHVQQLADLWNVDPDQIPHWSPPTHAMQIWRFAETGSIKMLWISGTNPAVSMPQLSRIRKILEKKDLFVIVQDAFMTETSIRADVVLPAAIWGEKTGCFTNVDRTVHISHKAIEPPGEAKSDLDIFLDYSRRMGFKDKDGNPLIKWNTPEETFEAWKECTRGRPCDYTGLSYAKLSQGSGIQWPCNEQFPDGTPHLYTNGKFNTDYDYCETFGHDLVTGAATTPKEYKAIDPKGKAFIKGVDYQPPHEVPDAEYPLWLTTGRLVYHFHTRTKTGRSKELQAAAPDGFVQISEEDAAKYGIAEGDMVEVTSRRGKVMEPAKIGDIEPGTLFIPFHYGYWDKSDRPRAANELTLTEWDPVSKQPHFKYSAVRIKKADGNFFYKAAHAVEEVLETVKEKLNS; encoded by the coding sequence ATGAAACAAACCCGCGACAGTATTGAAGACATCTGGGGAGAAAGAACACCATATTATCATACGCAATGGCCCGTAAGGGTAGATGAACAAATATCAGAAGAACCCGACCACTGGGTACAATCAGCCTGCGTACTTTGTTCGACGGGTTGCGGAATGGATATTGGAGTAAAAAACGGAAAAATAGTTGGCGTTCGCGGGCGCGCAGTAGATGCGGTTAATCGGGGACGGCTTGGTCCGAAAGGCTTACATGGCTGGGTTGCCAACGAGAGTAAAGACCGCTTAACTAAACCCCTGATCCGGAAAAACGGAAAGCTGGAAGAAACCACCTGGGAAGAAGCCATGAACCTCATTGTGGAGCGGTCGAAAGAGATTATAGAAAAACATACTAGTCTGGGCATAGGCTTTTATACGTCCGGCCAGCTTTTCCTGGAAGAGTATTATACTTTAGGAGTTTTAGGAAAAGCAGGATTAGGAACACCGCACATGGATGGTAATACCCGCCTGTGCACGGCTACTTCGGCGGCGGCTTTAAAAGTTTCTTTTGGCTCTGATGGGCAGCCCGGTTCTTATACCGACCTGGATTCTGCCGAGGCTATCTTCCACGTGGGCCATAATATTGCTTCCCAGCAAACTGTTTTATGGATGCGGATTCTGGATCGGCTGGCCGGCGAGAACCCGCCTAAACTTGTTGTGCTGGATCCCCGGGAAACTTTTACTGCCCAGCAGGCAACGGTACATTTGGCTCCTAAGCTTGGTACAAACATTCCGGTACTTAATGGATTGCTTTATTTAATTATTCAGGCCGGTAACATTGATACTAACTTTATTCAAGCTTCCACGGTAGGCTTTGAAGAACTAAAAGAAATTGTTTCGAAATGGCCCCCGGAACGCGTAGCAGAAGTATCTGGAGTTCCCGTGGATAAGTTGCGGGCGGCGGCAGAAATATTAGGAAACACCAAAACATTGGTATCTACTGTCCTACAGGGCGTTTATCAATCCATGCAGGCCACTGCTGCTGCGGTTCAGGTAAATAATATTCATTTAATCAGAGGATTAATCGGCAAACCAGGCTGCGGCATTTACCAGATGAACGGCCAACCTACCGCCCAGAATACCCGGGAATGCGGCGCAGATGGAGACCTTCCGGCCTTTCGAAATTGGGGCAATAAAGAACATGTTCAGCAATTAGCAGATTTATGGAATGTGGATCCGGATCAAATTCCGCATTGGTCCCCGCCCACCCATGCGATGCAGATTTGGCGGTTTGCCGAAACAGGCTCTATTAAAATGCTCTGGATCAGCGGTACCAATCCGGCCGTTTCCATGCCTCAGTTATCCCGTATCCGAAAAATACTGGAAAAGAAAGATCTGTTTGTAATAGTTCAGGATGCTTTTATGACAGAAACATCTATCCGGGCAGATGTAGTATTACCAGCGGCTATATGGGGCGAAAAAACCGGTTGTTTTACTAATGTAGACCGTACGGTTCATATTTCCCACAAAGCGATAGAGCCACCCGGAGAAGCAAAATCTGATTTAGATATTTTTCTCGATTATTCCCGGCGTATGGGTTTTAAAGACAAAGACGGAAATCCGTTAATAAAATGGAATACGCCCGAAGAAACCTTTGAAGCCTGGAAGGAATGTACCCGAGGACGGCCTTGCGATTATACAGGCTTGAGTTATGCGAAACTTAGCCAGGGTAGTGGCATTCAATGGCCTTGCAATGAACAATTTCCGGACGGCACCCCGCATTTATATACCAATGGCAAGTTTAACACAGATTACGATTATTGTGAAACTTTTGGCCATGACCTGGTTACTGGGGCAGCAACCACTCCAAAAGAGTACAAGGCCATAGATCCCAAAGGAAAAGCCTTTATTAAAGGGGTAGATTACCAGCCGCCGCATGAAGTGCCAGATGCCGAATATCCCTTATGGCTCACCACCGGCCGGCTGGTTTATCATTTCCATACCCGCACAAAAACAGGCAGATCGAAAGAGCTACAGGCGGCTGCCCCGGATGGTTTTGTCCAGATATCGGAAGAAGATGCCGCTAAATACGGTATTGCAGAAGGAGATATGGTAGAAGTAACCTCCCGGAGGGGAAAAGTAATGGAACCAGCTAAGATTGGCGATATCGAGCCTGGTACTCTTTTTATTCCATTTCATTATGGTTATTGGGATAAGTCAGACCGCCCCCGTGCTGCCAATGAATTAACCCTTACAGAATGGGACCCGGTAAGTAAACAGCCCCACTTTAAATATTCGGCGGTACGAATTAAAAAAGCAGATGGCAACTTTTTTTATAAAGCAGCCCACGCCGTAGAAGAAGTACTCGAGACAGTAAAGGAAAAGCTTAACTCTTAA
- a CDS encoding molybdopterin oxidoreductase, whose amino-acid sequence MHIGNYLGLVHQSEKELAEAFRQVAKEHGDEVDVYQTCQLLASWSDAHIDALLPFVQKYSEEKSKEPERLKKTIFEKTRTGSLALLRDLHDLYLLVCEVDLCWIILKQAATGLRDKELDATCQRLSKETERQLSWLLTRIKSAAPQTLIVAE is encoded by the coding sequence ATGCATATCGGAAATTATTTAGGACTGGTACACCAAAGTGAAAAGGAATTAGCCGAGGCTTTTCGCCAAGTGGCCAAAGAACACGGCGACGAAGTAGATGTTTATCAAACCTGCCAGTTGCTTGCTTCCTGGTCTGACGCCCACATTGACGCCTTATTACCTTTTGTTCAAAAATATTCGGAAGAAAAAAGCAAAGAACCTGAGCGGTTAAAAAAGACCATTTTCGAAAAGACCCGAACCGGAAGCCTGGCCTTACTACGCGATTTACATGATCTTTATCTGTTAGTTTGCGAAGTAGATCTTTGCTGGATAATTTTAAAACAGGCGGCGACTGGCTTGCGGGATAAAGAGTTAGATGCTACTTGCCAAAGATTGAGCAAAGAAACCGAAAGACAATTATCCTGGCTTTTAACCCGAATAAAATCTGCCGCCCCACAAACGCTTATAGTGGCAGAATAA